A genome region from Equus caballus isolate H_3958 breed thoroughbred chromosome 19, TB-T2T, whole genome shotgun sequence includes the following:
- the LOC138918902 gene encoding ral guanine nucleotide dissociation stimulator-like codes for MFSCFLPPDRGSGSQKARRENLWRRCGRWLSSHAPHRWTFGRRSSQSVTQEMGQQLSHDALDSTTLQEGKVPHAAKRGQGRLRAENPSPAKSKASRLVWTVQAGRRQKRVEHLVPAFLEGDTAYVHSFLCTYRGFATTRQVLELLFQRYGCVLAYGDEDGGPLDQLKKAISFILGAWLRWYPEDFIQPPDVPSLELLLAYIGLNMPGSELEHRARVLLSRLEQPEHTDAKTEAAAPPKDAEDPEDPAPSLPLGPSPAQSRTGILRATAGSRPSASTGSIPATTLSS; via the exons atgttctcctgctttctcccgcctgaccggggctctggttcccagaaagcccggagggagaacctttggagacgttgtggacgctggctcagctcccacgccccccaccgctggacctttggcaggaggtcctctcag agcgtcactcaggagatgggccagcagctgagccacgacgccctcgactccaccaccctgcaggaagggaaggtgccccacgctgccaagcgaggccagggccggctcagg gctgaaaatccatccccagcgaagagcaaagcgtcccgcctggtgtggaccgtccaggctggaaggcggcagaagcgagtggagcacctggtgcccgccttcctggagggcgacaccgcctacgtccacagcttcctgtgcacgtatagaggttttgccaccacacgacaggtgctggagcttctgtttcaaag atacggttgtgtccttgcctatggcgatgaggacggcggacccctagaccaactcaaaaa ggccatctccttcattctgggcgcctggctccgatggtaccctgaggattttatccagcccccagatgttcccagcctggaactgctcttggcctacatcggtctcaatatgcccggctcggagctggagcaccgcgcccgcgttcttctttcccggctggagcagcctgagcacactgatgccaagactgagg ctgcagctccaccgaaagacgcggaagaccctgaagatccggcaccgtctctccctctcgggcccagcccagctcagagccgcacaggcatcttgcgagccacagccggctcaagaccttcagcaagcactggcagcatcccagccactaccctcagctcctga
- the LOC138918927 gene encoding ral guanine nucleotide dissociation stimulator-like, with product MFSCFLPPDRGSGSQKARRENLWRRCGRWLSSHAPHRWTFGRRSSQSVTQEMGQQLSHDALDSTTLQEGKVPHAAKRGQGRLRAENPSPAKSKASRLVWTVQAGRRQKRVEHLVPAFLEGDTAYVHSFLCTYRGFATTRQVLELLFQRYGCVLAYGDEDGGSLDQLKKAISFILGAWLRWYPEDFIQPPDVPSLELLLAYIGLNMPGSELEHRARVLLSRLEQPEHTDAKTEAAAPPKDAEDPEDPAPSLPLGPSPAQSRTGILRATAGSRPSASTGSIPATTLSS from the exons atgttctcctgctttctcccgcctgaccggggctctggttcccagaaagcccggagggagaacctttggagacgttgtggacgctggctcagctcccacgccccccaccgctggacctttggcaggaggtcctctcag agcgtcactcaggagatgggccagcagctgagccacgacgccctcgactccaccaccctgcaggaagggaaggtgccccacgctgccaagcgaggccagggccggctcagg gctgaaaatccatccccagcgaagagcaaagcgtcccgcctggtgtggaccgtccaggctggaaggcggcagaagcgagtggagcacctggtgcccgccttcctggagggcgacaccgcctacgtccacagcttcctgtgcacgtatagaggttttgccaccacacgacaggtgctggagcttctgtttcaaag atacggttgtgtccttgcctatggcgatgaggacggcggatccctagaccaactcaaaaa ggccatctccttcattctgggcgcctggctccgatggtaccctgaggattttatccagcccccagatgttcccagcctggaactgctcttggcctacatcggtctcaatatgcccggctcggagctggagcaccgcgcccgcgttcttctttcccggctggagcagcctgagcacactgatgccaagactgagg ctgcagctccaccgaaagacgcggaagaccctgaagatccggcaccgtctctccctctcgggcccagcccagctcagagccgcacaggcatcttgcgagccacagccggctcaagaccttcagcaagcactggcagcatcccagccactaccctcagctcctga
- the LOC138918901 gene encoding ral guanine nucleotide dissociation stimulator-like, whose translation MFSCFLPPDRGSGSQKARRENLWRRCGRWLSSHAPHRWTFGRRSSQSVTQEMGQQLSHDALDSTTLQEGKVPHAAKRGQGRLRAENPSPAKSKASRLVWTVQAGRRQKRVEHLVPAFLEGDTAYVHSFLCTYRGFATTRQVLELLFQRYGCVLAYGDEDGGPLDQLKKAISFILGAWLRWYPEDFIQPPDVPSLELLLAYIGLNMPGSELEHRARVLLSRLEQPEHTDAKTEAAAPPKDAEDPEDPAPSLPLGPSPAPSRTGILRATAGSRPSASTGSIPATTLSS comes from the exons atgttctcctgctttctcccgcctgaccggggctctggttcccagaaagcccgcagggagaacctttggagacgttgtggacgctggctcagctcccacgccccccaccgctggacctttggcaggaggtcctctcag agcgtcactcaggagatgggccagcagctgagccacgacgccctcgactccaccaccctgcaggaagggaaggtgccccacgctgccaagcgaggccagggccggctcagg gctgaaaatccatccccagcgaagagcaaagcgtcccgcctggtgtggaccgtccaggctggaaggcggcagaagcgagtggagcacctggtgcccgccttcctggagggcgacaccgcctacgtccacagcttcctgtgcacgtatagaggttttgccaccacacgacaggtgctggagcttctgtttcaaag atacggttgtgtccttgcctatggcgatgaggacggcggacccctagaccaactcaaaaa ggccatctccttcattctgggcgcctggctccgatggtaccctgaggattttatccagcccccagatgttcccagcctggaactgctcttggcctacatcggtctcaatatgcccggctcggagctggagcaccgcgcccgcgttcttctttcccggctggagcagcctgagcacactgatgccaagactgagg ctgcagctccaccgaaagacgcggaagaccctgaagatccggcaccgtctctccctctcgggcccagcccagctccgagccgcacaggcatcttgcgagccacagccggctcaagaccttcagcaagcactggcagcatcccagccactaccctcagctcctga
- the LOC138918904 gene encoding ral guanine nucleotide dissociation stimulator-like — MFSCFLPPDRGSGSQKARRENLWRRCGRWLSSHAPHRWTFGRRSSQSVTQEMGQQLSHDALDSTTLQEGKVPHAAKRGQGRLRAENPSPAKSKASRLVWTVQAGRRQKRVEHLVPAFLEGDTAYVHSFLCTYRGFATTRQVLELLFQRYGCVLAYGDEDGGPLDQLKKAISFILGAWLRWYPEDFIQPPDVPSLELLLAYIGLNMPGSELEHRARVLLSRLEQPEHTDAKTEAAAPPKDAEDPEDPAPSLPLGPSPAQSRTGILRATAGSRPSASTGSIPATTLSS, encoded by the exons atgttctcctgctttctcccgcctgaccggggctctggttcccagaaagcccgcagggagaacctttggagacgttgtggacgctggctcagctcccacgccccccaccgctggacctttggcaggaggtcctctcag agcgtcactcaggagatgggccagcagctgagccacgacgccctcgactccaccaccctgcaggaagggaaggtgccccacgctgccaagcgaggccagggccggctcagg gctgaaaatccatccccagcgaagagcaaagcgtcccgcctggtgtggaccgtccaggctggaaggcggcagaagcgagtggagcacctggtgcccgccttcctggagggcgacaccgcctacgtccacagcttcctgtgcacgtatagaggttttgccaccacacgacaggtgctggagcttctgtttcaaag atacggttgtgtccttgcctatggcgatgaggacggcggacccctagaccaactcaaaaa ggccatctccttcattctgggcgcctggctccgatggtaccctgaggattttatccagcccccagatgttcccagcctggaactgctcttggcctacatcggtctcaatatgcccggctcggagctggagcaccgcgcccgcgttcttctttcccggctggagcagcctgagcacactgatgccaagactgagg ctgcagctccaccgaaagacgcggaagaccctgaagatccggcaccgtctctccctctcgggcccagcccagctcagagccgcacaggcatcttgcgagccacagccggctcaagaccttcagcaagcactggcagcatcccagccactaccctcagctcctga
- the LOC138918903 gene encoding ral guanine nucleotide dissociation stimulator-like, whose translation MFSCFLPPDRGSGSQKARRENLWRRCGRWLSSHAPHRWTFGRRSSQSVTQEMGQQLSHDALDSTTLQEGKVPHAAKRGQGRLRAENPSPAKSKASRLVWTVQAGRRKKRVEHLVPAFLEGDTAYVHSFLCTYRGFATTRQVLELLFQRYGCVLAYGDEDGGPLDQLKKAISFILGAWLRWYPEDFIQPPDVPSLELLLAYIGLNMPGSELEHRARVLLSRLEQPEHTDAKTEAAAPPKDAEDPEDPAPSLPLGPSPAQSRTGILRATAGSRPSASTGSIPATTLSS comes from the exons atgttctcctgctttctcccgcctgaccggggctctggttcccagaaagcccggagggagaacctttggagacgttgtggacgctggctcagctcccacgccccccaccgctggacctttggcaggaggtcctctcag agcgtcactcaggagatgggccagcagctgagccacgacgccctcgactccaccaccctgcaggaagggaaggtgccccacgctgccaagcgaggccagggccggctcagg gctgaaaatccatccccagcgaagagcaaagcgtcccgcctggtgtggaccgtccaggctggaaggcggaagaagcgagtggagcacctggtgcccgccttcctggagggcgacaccgcctacgtccacagcttcctgtgcacgtatagaggttttgccaccacacgacaggtgctggagcttctgtttcaaag atacggttgtgtccttgcctatggcgatgaggacggcggacccctagaccaactcaaaaa ggccatctccttcattctgggcgcctggctccgatggtaccctgaggattttatccagcccccagatgttcccagcctggaactgctcttggcctacatcggtctcaatatgcccggctcggagctggagcaccgcgcccgcgttcttctttcccggctggagcagcctgagcacactgatgccaagactgagg ctgcagctccaccgaaagacgcggaagaccctgaagatccggcaccgtctctccctctcgggcccagcccagctcagagccgcacaggcatcttgcgagccacagccggctcaagaccttcagcaagcactggcagcatcccagccactaccctcagctcctga